The proteins below come from a single Lasioglossum baleicum chromosome 20, iyLasBale1, whole genome shotgun sequence genomic window:
- the LOC143218664 gene encoding uncharacterized protein LOC143218664 codes for MRSILLFSCLVLSATALPGYAPFPAYAGYHGPPAPLAHDGRVVDTPEVAHAKAAHLAAHAAEAAKASPLGYADYDGRYEDYSGSYAPAPLQAAYHGPPAPLAHDGRVLDTPEVAHAKAAHLAAHAEQISKIAHLSYAEPYPQPLCGVGCIRGRSTTTSDYSDASGHCDAVGVARGVWAWPSAGLEASDCTAALTVELWQVALRRAFSWVWLYPVVVAAIERGGARRLATELDRTPINWTIHSLDRRTPRFDKMLRYLVILSVTLNAVFCAPQWYGGGHAGGYGGHAAPAPLGPDGRVVDTPEVAQLKAAHLAALADANARAPKLGPGGPYPGPAGPYAPGNYAHYSGPPAPLGPDGRVVDTAEVQQAKAVHFSLYNAEAQRGPGPAGPPAPPSPSWNPNPNPWGQPNSWNHY; via the exons ATGAGGTCCATC CTCCTCTTCTCGTGCCTCGTGCTCTCGGCAACAGCGCTCCCGGGCTACGCCCCTTTCCCCGCCTACGCGGGTTACCACGGTCCCCCAGCCCCACTAGCACACGACGGCAGGGTGGTTGACACCCCAGAGGTAGCGCACGCGAAGGCAGCGCACCTCGCAGCGCACGCAGCCGAAGCTGCCAAAGCTTCTCCACTCGGCTACGCTGACTATGACGGCAGATACGAGGACTATAGCGGATCGTACGCTCCCGCACCGTTGCAGGCAGCCTATCACGGACCTCCTGCTCCTCTGGCCCACGATGGTCGAGTGCTCGACACACCGGAAGTGGCCCACGCCAAAGCTGCCCATCTCGCAGCACATGCTGAACAAATTTCGAAGATCGCTCATCTGTCTTACGCGGAGCCTTATCCCCAGCCCCTTTG TGGAGTCGGGTGCATTCGAGGTCGTTCCACTACTACAAGCGACTACAGCGATGCTAGTGGCCACTGTGACGCGGTGGGAGTAGCCCGGGGCGTATGGGCGTGGCCTAGCGCTGGCCTTGAAGCATCCGACTGCACTGCAGCGCTCACTGTGGAATTGT GGCAGGTAGCCTTAAGGAGAGCATTTTCCTGGGTGTGGTTATACCCCGTTGTTGTGGCTGCCATAGAAAGGGGTGGGGCACGCAGGCTGGCGACAGAGCTCGACCGTACCCCTATAAATTGGACGATCCAC TCGCTGGATCGACGTACCCCGAGGTTCGACAAGATGTTGCGCTATCTC GTAATTCTTTCAGTCACCCTGAACGCGGTGTTCTGCGCTCCACAATGGTATGGAGGTGGTCACGCAGGGGGCTATGGTGGCCATGCAGCACCAGCGCCACTGGGACCGGACGGCAGAGTCGTAGACACACCAGAGGTGGCGCAACTGAAGGCTGCCCATTTAGCCGCGCTGGCTGACGCCAATGCTAGAGCACCGAAACTTGGGCCTGGTGGGCCCTACCCTGGCCCAGCTGGACCCTACGCCCCTGGAAACTACGCTCACTACAG CGGTCCTCCGGCTCCCCTGGGGCCCGATGGTCGAGTGGTGGACACGGCGGAAGTGCAGCAAGCCAAGGCCGTGCATTTCTCCCTCTACAACGCTGAGGCACAGCGGGGCCCAGGGCCAGCAGGCCCACCAGCTCCTCCCAGTCCTTCATGGAACCCCAATCCTAATCCCTGGGGCCAGCCTAACAGCTGGAACCACTACTAG